The Deltaproteobacteria bacterium region GGCGTTGTGGCACTGGCCGCAGTTGGTGCCGCCGGCCAGCTCGCGGTCGCAGCGCGCGCACACCGGACGGCCGCAGCGGCTGCACTCCGAGCACGGGTTCAGCTTCGCGCCCGCGAGCGCCAGGCCCCAGAAGCCGAGGATCAGCGCCGCCGCGAAGCCCTGGCTCGCGCCCGGCGCGGCGCTGCCCCAGATCTGATCGCGGAGCTGGCGCGTCACCGAGGCCTCCACCGCCGGCCCTTCGCGCGCCGCGACGACGGCCGTCGAGGGCAGCTCGAGATCGATGACGAAGAGGTTGGCGCGGTTGTCGCTCGCGCGGTCCATCAAGGTGCGGTCCAGACGGTAGACGGCGCTGGTGGCGGCCTTGCCGCGCTCAATGTCATCGCTGACGTCGCGGTCGCGGTTCTGGAGCTGCGCCTTGCGCACCGAGGCCTTGGCGAGGTTGTAGTGGATGATCGCCGAGTCCGGCTCGATCTGCGCGGCCGAGAGGTACGCGTCGCGCGCGCCCTCGAGATCGCCCGAGATGAGCAGCGCATTTCCCAGGTCGTTCTGCGCCTCCGCGAGCCGCGGGCTGAGCGCGAGCGCCTTCTTGAACCGCTCGATGGCCAGCGGGTAGCGGCCGGCGCGCTTGGCGTCGAGCCCGAGCACGAAGAGCACCGACGCGTCGGCCTGGCCGTTCTTCTCCAGCGTCTCCAGCCGGGCCACGCTCTCCGCTGCGTCCGGACCGCCCTCCTGCACCCGGTCCTCGGCCTCGGCGAGCGTGCCCGTGTACACCAGCGCCCGGCTGCCGATGCCGCCCAGGATTGGGAAGGCCGCGAGCAACGCCAGGAGCAGGGTCATCACCACCCGCTCCGAGGTGCGCACGTACAGGAACGACGCCGCCGCCAGCGCGCAGAGCTCCGCCAGCGGCCCGAGCTTGAAGGCCCAGGGCAGGAGCAGGAGCAGCACGAAGAGCACGGTGGTCTGCGCGGGCAGCGCGCCGCGCGGAAAGAGGTGGTGGAAGTCGTGCAGCGCGTAGCGCAGCGGCCGCAGCGCGAGCCCCAGGATGCCCAGCACCGCCGCGAGCGCCAACCCCAGCCCCGCCGCCGCGCCCAGGTTGCCGATGAACGACAGCCGGGTGTTGTTCTGCCCCATCGCGCGGGCCACGCCGTCGCGCAGGGCGCCGAGCGAATCGCCGATGTTCGAGATGTCGCTGGAGATCTTCACGCGCGCGAGGGCGAAGCGCGCGCTGGGCGCATCGGGCGCGAGGGCCACCGCGAGCTCGGCGAGCCGCGTGGCCTCCGCGGGATCCTTGGCGTCGAGCTGGAGCTGCGCCTCGTGGTCCAGCGCGCCGGCCATGCTGGTCAGGTCGCGGATGCCCAGCTCCTCGCGCGCCTTCTTCAGCTGCGCCTCGGCCTGCGCCTCGACCTTGGGGTTGTGGGTGGACACGGCCTTGCGGCGCACGTCCCAGGTGTCCTGCAGGCTCGACCAGGAGCTCTTGGGCGGCACCAGGGGCAGCGCCTCGGCGAGGCCACCGTCCACGGCGAGCGGACCTGCATCGGGCGCGCCAGCATCGGGCGGGCCCTTCTGGGCCATGGCGCCGCCTGCGTCGCGGACTTTCTTGCCCGGCTTGCCCACCTCGGGCGCCTGCTCGGGCTCGGGCGCGAGCGGCGAGCGCTTGATGTCGTCGCCGGCCTGCTGCTCGCCGTCGTCCGGCTCGGGGCCGGTGTCGGTGGGCAGGCCTTCGGACTCGCTGGTGTCGTCGTCGTCGCTGGCCTTGTGGGCCTTGCCGTTCTTGGCCTTGTGCTGCGGCTCGTTCTCGATCTCCTCGACCGTCTTGGGCGCGTGAAACTGCGCCAGCGCCGGCCCGGGGAGGGAGAGCGCGAGGCCTGCGACGAAGGCGAAGGCGAGGATGATTCGAGCGCGGTTCAGGGCGAAGCGAGACCGTGAGAGTTGGCGCGAGTCTACGGGTGGTGTCCGGGGGGCGGCAAGCAGCGGCGCGGGGCGTTCGAGCCAGCTATCCTGCGGCCGACGTTGACTTCAGGAGTCGCATGTCGCGCGCCGCCGAGCAGCTGGACCGCCTCATCGAGATCATGCGCCGCCTGCGCGCCCCCGGCGGCTGCCCCTGGGACCGCGAGCAGGACCTGGCCTCGTTGCGGCGCTACCTGGTCGAGGAGACCTACGAGGTCCTCGACGCCCTCGACGCCGCCGTGGACAAAGGCGAGCTCAAGAAGGGCGCGCTGCGCGAGCTGCCTGTGGAGCTCGGCGACC contains the following coding sequences:
- a CDS encoding tetratricopeptide repeat protein, with the translated sequence MAQKGPPDAGAPDAGPLAVDGGLAEALPLVPPKSSWSSLQDTWDVRRKAVSTHNPKVEAQAEAQLKKAREELGIRDLTSMAGALDHEAQLQLDAKDPAEATRLAELAVALAPDAPSARFALARVKISSDISNIGDSLGALRDGVARAMGQNNTRLSFIGNLGAAAGLGLALAAVLGILGLALRPLRYALHDFHHLFPRGALPAQTTVLFVLLLLLPWAFKLGPLAELCALAAASFLYVRTSERVVMTLLLALLAAFPILGGIGSRALVYTGTLAEAEDRVQEGGPDAAESVARLETLEKNGQADASVLFVLGLDAKRAGRYPLAIERFKKALALSPRLAEAQNDLGNALLISGDLEGARDAYLSAAQIEPDSAIIHYNLAKASVRKAQLQNRDRDVSDDIERGKAATSAVYRLDRTLMDRASDNRANLFVIDLELPSTAVVAAREGPAVEASVTRQLRDQIWGSAAPGASQGFAAALILGFWGLALAGAKLNPCSECSRCGRPVCARCDRELAGGTNCGQCHNAFMKKGAVDPQTRARKEASARKYQDRWLKGRRFASYVMAGMGHLLGGRPIVGTIFLVLALLGGAALVLGEGLFRVPFGGGLALPRQIVGGALLLVAWALSIRSYRSGEERRVV